CATTCATGGATGGCAGGGATTATGTCCTACCAGAGGATATCAAAGAAATCGCGGAAGATGTACTGAACCACCGAATAATCCTCAATTATGAAGCTGAGGCAGACGGGGTGAACACCCGTGATCTGGTAAAAATCCTAATGGAGAAAGTACCAATTAACAAATCGGTAACATTGAAGTAATAGCTATTTCACTAAAAGGGGGTTTTTCGCAAGAGAAGCCTTTTTTTATGCGCTTTTTGTTATTCCAATATTAAATTCTGATTCTTTTTTTAAAAAAACCATAATTCAGAAAATTCTATTGAGGTCAAAAATTGATACAGTTTTGCATCGTCAATAAAGGCAAAACCATAATCAATTATAATTCTCAATGAAAAAGTTAAACTCACTCTTTCTCCTATTTGCAGCTGTAGCAATCGGATTCTCTAGCTGTGTAGATGGAAATGACAATCCAGTAGATCCAGTAGATCCTGAAGAGGATGATGTACTATTGGTTGAGTCCAATATCTCTTCCAATACTACTTGGGAAACAGGCAAAACGTATGTGCTAGGTGGTAGAATCACAGTGACTTCTGGAAATACCCTTACCATTCAGCCAGGTGTAATAGTGAAAGGTGAAGTTGGATCTGGATCCAATGCTACTGCCTTGATTATCGCAAGAGGTGCTAAAATTGACGCGCAAGGAACTGCTGATTCTCCTATCATCTTCACCACCATTGCGGATGAAATCATGCCGGGTCAGATCGCTTCTCCAAACCTTGATCCAGATCTTTCTGGTCTTTGGGGTGGTCTTATTGTACTAGGAAATGCCAAAGGCTCTTTCGCTGGTGATGTGACTGAAATCCAAATTGAAGGTATCCCACCGTCCGATACTAACGGCCTATATGGTGGTTCTGACGATGAAGATAACTCAGGCGTGATCAAGTACATCTCTATCCGTCACGGTGGTGCTAACATCGGAGAAGGAAACGAAATCAACGGCCTTACACTAGGTGGTGTAGGTTCTGGAACTGTAATCGAAAATGTAGAAGTAATCGCTAACCAGGATGATGGAATCGAATGGTTCGGAGGTACTGTAAGTGTAAAGAATTCGATCGTCTGGAATGCAGGTGATGATGCTTTGGATACTGACCAGGCTTGGGCCGGTACGCTAGACAACTTCGTAGTAGTAGCTGGTGGCGAGACTGATCACGCATTGGAAATCGACGGACCTGAAGGTTCTTACCTAGCTGGACATACGCTTATGAACGGTACGATCATCGGTAGCGAAGCTGCTGAAATGGGCGACTTCAGAGATGGCGCCATGGGTACTTTCGAAAACATCTACTTTGTAAACTTCCCTGACCCGGCTGCTACAGACGGTCGTGGAGATCTTTCTCTAAGCGGTGACAAGACGCTTGCAACTTATGCAGATGGTACTTTGAAATTCATGAACCTAGAAGCTACTCTAGCTGAAGGTGTGGCATTGTCCGACGTGTTCAAAGGTGGTACTGCTGATTCGGCTATGAGTGTAGCTGAGGGTGCAAACACTGTAGGTGCTGACCTTTCAGCCTTTGGATCTTGGTCTTGGACTTCCGTAGCAGGAAACCTTTCAGGACTGTAATATTCTAATCCACAAAGAAGGAAGAATGAGCTTGCAAGGTGATTTCTTCCTTCTTCCCTTTATTAATTGCTGTATGAAAAATCAATCTACAAATCAGTTCATGAAAAGAACATTTGTACTCATTCTGCTGGTACTTTCTCAAGTGTTTGCAGGATTCGCATTTGCCCAAAAAGGAACAATTCGAGGTACCATCTTCGATGAAATCACGGGCGAACCTCTGTTTGGTGTTTCGGTTCTAGTGAAAGAAACATCCTCTGGTGCTGTCACTGATTTTGATGGCAAATTCGAAATTCAAGTAGATCCAGGAAGCTATACGCTTCAGCTTTCTTACATCTCTTATTCTACCATAGAGCTTACGGAGGTAGAAGTGAAAGCAGACGAAGTCAATGTGCTCAATGATTTATTGATGGCTGAAGAAGCATCAGATCTTGAGACGGTGACCATTTCAGCAGCTGCAATCAGAACTACCGAGGCAGCGTTGATGTCTGTCAAAAGAAATGCGGCCAACCTGATAGATGGGATTTCGGCCAGCACATTCCGCCAAATCGGAGATGGGGATGCAGCTTCAGCAGTGAAGCGTGTCACCGGTGTTTCCATAGAAGGCGGTAAATACATCTATGTTCGTGGCCTGGGTGATCGATACACCAAAACGGTACTAAACGGAGTAGATATCCCTGGCTTGGACCCAGACAGAAATACCATTC
This genomic window from Algoriphagus sp. TR-M9 contains:
- a CDS encoding autotransporter outer membrane beta-barrel domain-containing protein, translated to MKKLNSLFLLFAAVAIGFSSCVDGNDNPVDPVDPEEDDVLLVESNISSNTTWETGKTYVLGGRITVTSGNTLTIQPGVIVKGEVGSGSNATALIIARGAKIDAQGTADSPIIFTTIADEIMPGQIASPNLDPDLSGLWGGLIVLGNAKGSFAGDVTEIQIEGIPPSDTNGLYGGSDDEDNSGVIKYISIRHGGANIGEGNEINGLTLGGVGSGTVIENVEVIANQDDGIEWFGGTVSVKNSIVWNAGDDALDTDQAWAGTLDNFVVVAGGETDHALEIDGPEGSYLAGHTLMNGTIIGSEAAEMGDFRDGAMGTFENIYFVNFPDPAATDGRGDLSLSGDKTLATYADGTLKFMNLEATLAEGVALSDVFKGGTADSAMSVAEGANTVGADLSAFGSWSWTSVAGNLSGL